The segment ATGCACTTAGTATGGAAGGTAGCAACACGTATCCCCGGGCATACATTCAGGGTAAGCTTAGGTTGAGATACAATTCCCGGTACACTTTAAAAGATCTTAATAAGGGAGTAAATAATCTTGCAGCTACCGGAAATTTTAATAGGATCAATTACAATCTTATTCCCAATGACAGTACCTACACCCTGGCATTACAGGTAGAAGAGAGCAGGAGTAAATCTTTTTTAAGACTGGCGCTTCATTACGACGATCTTTATAAAAGTGGTGCCCTTATTAACTTTACAAGGAAAAGTAATTTTTTCACCAATGATGTGGCTTCTCTCGATGTTGTTCTGGGAGATAACTTCAGGTATAATTTTCACTATTACATAGATAAAGGTTATTACTGGAGCGTGGGGGTGAGGTCGCGGTACAGTAGCTTTGACAAAGGAGTGGCATCTGATCTTATTTATGACAGCGAAAAATTACCCGATATTGGGATCAACAGGATTGAAGTGGATTACCAGGATATCACCAACCAGATATACCTGGAAACGCTTTTTCAGCAAATATTCTCTTTTGGGGTGGGAGTGGAGCATAAATTTTTAAAAATAACTTCTGAAACTCTGAGCCCAGTGACCACGCGAGCGTCGAGTCCGGCTGCAGTGTTTGACCACAGCAACTACTACAGCGCCTTTGGCTTTCTTTTGCTGGACAGCTATGACAACAAATATTTCCCTAACCGGGGAGTTTATTTTGAAGGAAGCACAAACTTATATTTACTTTCCTCCAGGTATAAAGAAAATTTCGATGAATTTTCTATAACCAGGGGATCACTGGGATATGTTTTTTCACCTCATTCCAGAATTACCGGAAAAATTTCTTCTGAAGTTGGCTTTAGAATAGGAACCTATTCCAATAATACCCTCAATTTTTTTCTTGGAGGGTACGGAAATGCTCCTATTAATAATCTCATACCTTTTTATGGATATGATTTCATAGATATTTCGGGGGATAGTTATATAAAAAGTCTTCTCGAAGTAGATTTTGAATTTTTCCGAAGAAATCATCTTATTGCCAGTGCAAATTTTGCCAATGTAGATAACAATCTTTTTGGATCTGGAAACTGGTTAACTTTACCCGAATATTCCGGCTATGCCCTGGGATATGGGCTGGAAACGATTTTTGGTCCTGTGGAGGTGAAATATTCGTATTCTCCCGAGTTGTCATCCAGCCAATGGTTTTTCAGTTTGGGATTTTGGTTTTAGAGGAAATTAACTTGAAAAGGCCTCTCTACATTTAAACCTTCGTTAAGAGAGATATTGGTTTTAATTATCGATATTTGTGATAATCGAAATATTTTTCAAAAAAAATAAGAATCACTCAGGTTCTGCAGAATATTGGAACCCTAAATTATAAAGATTATGCCTTTTTATCACAAATTAGGGAAGATTCCACATAAAAGACATACCGTCTTTAAAAAGCCGAATGGAAGCCTTTACTATGAGCAGTTATTTGGAACGATAGGCTTTGACGGGATGTATTTAAATATGTATCACGAACACTTACCACTCAGGTAAAAGAGGTCAAAGGCAGTTATAGTATAAAGCCGAAAATAGCCAAAGAAAACAATATTAAATCATACAGGTTTAGAGGATTTCAAACCGTACCCCATCCCGATTATCTTGAGAGCAGGAAAGTGGTGCTAACCAACAGCGATTGTGATATTGCCCTTGCCGCTCCACAAGGTTCAACCAGGGAATACTTTTATAAAAATTCAGATGCAGATGAACTCTTGTTTATTCACAAAGGAAGCGGAAAACTTCGCACCCACCTCGGGAACCTGGATTTCAAATATGGAGATTACCTGTTGATCCCCCCGGGGACGATCTACAAGATCGATTTTGATGATGAGGTAAATCGCCTGTTTATCGTAGAATCCAGAAGACCAATATATACTCCGAAACGCTACAGGAACTGGTTTGGCCAGTTGCTGGAACATTCCCCTTTTTGCGAGCGCGATATTCGCCGACCTTACGAATTGGAAACGAATGATGAAAAAGGAGAGTTTTTAATTAAGGTGAAAAAACAGGGAGAGATCTTTGATATGATCTATGCAACGCATCCTTTTGATGTAGTTGGGTATGACGGCTACAATTACCCATACGCTTTTTCAATTCACGATTTTGAGCCTATTACCGGGAGAATTCATCAACCACCACCTGTACATCAAACCTTTGAGACAGATGCTTTTGTGGTTTGCAGTTTTTGTCCCAGGAAATACGATTATCACCCCGAAAGTATTCCAGCGCCATATAGTCACA is part of the Antarcticibacterium sp. 1MA-6-2 genome and harbors:
- a CDS encoding patatin, whose amino-acid sequence is MDGKILTDGGVTNNYPVEELKNRGAEIVIGVDVQDTLMTREQLRSVFDILTQISNFRTISDMKDKVELTEVYIKPEISKYSVLSFEQGTEIIKAGEEAAREKMAELEKISATQEENYSPVKKSIKLDNINIDALSMEGSNTYPRAYIQGKLRLRYNSRYTLKDLNKGVNNLAATGNFNRINYNLIPNDSTYTLALQVEESRSKSFLRLALHYDDLYKSGALINFTRKSNFFTNDVASLDVVLGDNFRYNFHYYIDKGYYWSVGVRSRYSSFDKGVASDLIYDSEKLPDIGINRIEVDYQDITNQIYLETLFQQIFSFGVGVEHKFLKITSETLSPVTTRASSPAAVFDHSNYYSAFGFLLLDSYDNKYFPNRGVYFEGSTNLYLLSSRYKENFDEFSITRGSLGYVFSPHSRITGKISSEVGFRIGTYSNNTLNFFLGGYGNAPINNLIPFYGYDFIDISGDSYIKSLLEVDFEFFRRNHLIASANFANVDNNLFGSGNWLTLPEYSGYALGYGLETIFGPVEVKYSYSPELSSSQWFFSLGFWF